Proteins encoded in a region of the Oncorhynchus clarkii lewisi isolate Uvic-CL-2024 chromosome 18, UVic_Ocla_1.0, whole genome shotgun sequence genome:
- the LOC139372942 gene encoding gamma-crystallin M3-like, whose product MTRIIFYEDRNFQGRSYETSSDCPDLNMYLNRCQSVRVEMGCFVIYDRSNFMGNQMFLKRGEYSDFQRMGSVMGMGDMTMLESIRSCRMIPMHRGQFRMRLYEKESFGGQMHELMEDCESIQDRFRMSEMQSCNVMDGHWLMYEQPHFRGRMMYVRPGEYRSIRDMGMSTMMRVRSIRRIMDACEGQRH is encoded by the exons ATGACCAGA ATCATCTTCTATGAGGACAGGAACTTCCAGGGTCGCAGCTATGAGACCAGCAGCGACTGCCCCGACCTCAACATGTACCTAAACCGCTGCCAGTCGGTCAGGGTGGAAATGGGCTGCTTCGTCATCTACGACCGCTCCAACTTCATGGGCAACCAGATGTTCCTGAAGAGGGGAGAGTACTCTGACTTCCAGCGTATGGGCTCCGTGATGGGCATGGGGGATATGACCATGCTGGAGTCCATCCGTTCCTGCCGCATGATCCCAATG CACCGGGGACAGTTCAGAATGAGGCTGTACGAGAAGGAGAGCTTCGGAGGCCAAATGCACGAGCTGATGGAAGACTGCGAGTCCATCCAGGATCGCTTCCGCATGTCCGAGATGCAGTCCTGCAACGTGATGGACGGACACTGGCTCATGTACGAGCAGCCCCATTTCAGAGGCAGGATGATGTACGTGAGGCCTGGAGAGTACAGGAGTATCAGAGACATGGGCATGAGCACCATGATGAGAGTTCGCTCCATCAGACGGATCATGGATGCCTGTGAGGGTCAGCGGCATTGA
- the LOC139372946 gene encoding gamma-crystallin M2-like: protein MTMGKIIFYEDRNFQGRHHECMSDCADLHSYFNRCNSIKVESGMFMVYERPNYTGHQYFLRRGEYNDNQRMIGINDCIRSCRMIPMHRGSYRMRLYDRPDMSGQMQELNDDCPNVQDRFRMSDINSCNVMDGHWLMYDQPNYKGRQYYLKPGEYRRPSDWGGLSPRIGSLRRISDSNN, encoded by the exons ATGACAATGGGAAAG ATCATCTTCTATGAGGACAGGAATTTCCAGGGTCGGCACCATGAGTGCATGAGCGACTGTGCCGACCTGCACTCCTACTTCAACCGCTGCAACTCCATCAAGGTGGAGAGCGGCATGTTCATGGTCTACGAGAGGCCCAACTACACTGGCCACCAGTACTtcctgaggaggggagagtacAATGACAACCAGCGCATGATTGGCATCAACGACTGTATCAGGTCCTGCCGCATGATCCCCATG CACCGCGGCTCCTACAGGATGAGGCTGTACGATCGCCCCGACATGAGTGGCCAGATGCAGGAGCTGAACGACGACTGCCCCAATGTCCAGGACCGCTTCCGCATGTCCGACATCAACTCCTGCAACGTGATGGACGGCCATTGGCTCATGTACGACCAGCCCAACTACAAGGGCAGACAGTACTACCTGAAGCCTGGCGAGTATCGCAGACCCAGCGACTGGGGTGGCCTGAGCCCCAGGATCGGATCCCTCCGACGGATCTCTGACTCCAACAACTAA
- the LOC139372945 gene encoding gamma-crystallin M2-like isoform X2, translated as MSKITFYEDKNFQGRSYECDTDCPDVHPHFSRCNSIKVDSGCWVLYERPNYAGYQYVLTRGEYPEYQRWMGYSDTIRSCRTFSYASGSPYRMRIYERPDFQGQMMEFGEDCDSVQDRFRSRDIYSANVMDGYWTLYEHPNYRGRQYFMRPGEYRKFSEWGATCATTGSFRRITDF; from the exons ATGAGTAAG ATCACGTTCTACGAGGATAAAAACTTCCAGGGTCGCTCCTATGAGTGCGACACGGACTGCCCCGATGTGCACCCCCATTTCAGCCGCTGCAACTCCATCAAGGTAGATAGCGGCTGCTGGGTGCTGTACGAGAGGCCCAACTATGCAggctaccagtatgtactgaccaggggagagtacccAGAATATCAGCGCTGGATGGGCTACAGCGACACCATTCGCTCCTGCCGTACCTTTTCTTAT GCCAGCGGCAGTCCCTACCGCATGAGAATCTACGAGAGGCCAGACTTCCAGGGACAGATGATGGAGTTCGGCGAGGACTGTGACTCCGTCCAGGACCGTTTCCGTAGCCGTGACATCTACTCCGCCAACGTCATGGATGGCTACTGGACCCTCTACGAGCATCCCAACTACAGGGGCCGCCAGTACTTTATGAGGCCCGGCGAGTACAGGAAGTTCAGCGAATGGGGAGCCACCTGTGCCACCACCGGCTCCTTCCGTAGGATCACCGACTTTTAG
- the LOC139372943 gene encoding gamma-crystallin M3-like, with product MTMGKIIFYEDRNFQGRSYETSSDCPELTSYLSRCNSCRVESGCFMVYDRSNFQGNQYFARRGEYGDHQRMGMSDCIRSCRNIPMHSGQFRMRIYERENFGGQMHEMMDDCENMMDRYRMSDCQSCNVMDGHWLMYEQPNYRGRQMYLRPGEYRNFSNMGGSMGNMRWQSMRRIMDSC from the exons ATGACCATGGGAAAG ATCATCTTCTACGAGGACAGGAACTTCCAGGGTCGTTCCTATGAGACCAGCTCAGACTGCCCTGAGTTGACCTCCTACCTGAGCAGGTGCAACTCCTGCAGGGTGGAGAGCGGCTGCTTCATGGTGTATGACCGCTCCAACTTCCAGGGAAACCAGTACTTtgcgaggagaggagagtatgGTGACCACCAGCGTATGGGCATGTCTGACTGCATTAGGTCCTGCCGTAACATCCCCATG CACAGTGGCCAGTTCAGGATGAGGATCTACGAGAGGGAAAACTTTGGAGGCCAGATGCACGAGATGATGGACGACTGTGAGAACATGATGGACCGTTACCGTATGTCCGACTGCCAGTCCTGCAATGTGATGGACGGCCACTGGCTCATGTACGAGCAGCCCAACTACAGAGGCAGGCAGATGTACCTGAGGCCTGGAGAGTACAGGAACTTCAGCAACATGGGGGGAAGCATGGGCAACATGAGATGGCAGTCTATGAGGCGTATCATGGATTCTTGTTAA
- the LOC139372427 gene encoding gamma-crystallin S-1-like, which yields MGKIIFYEERNFQGHSYECGGECSDLHAHFSRCNSIKVESGNWMVYERPSYMGYQYFLKEGEFSDYQRWMGFNDCVRSCRMIPQHQGSHRMRIFERSEFGGQMTELTDDCPNLYERFHYNDIYSCNVMEGSWLLYEHPNYRGRQYLLTPGEYRRYNEWGSMSARVGSIRRIDM from the exons ATGGGAAAG ATCATTTTCTACGAAGAGAGAAACTTCCAGGGTCACTCTTATGAGTGCGGTGGAGAATGCTCTGACCTACATGCCCACTTCAGCCGCTGCAACTCCATCAAGGTGGAGAGCGGCAACTGGATGGTGTACGAGAGGCCCAGCTACATGGGCTATCAGTACTTCCTGAAGGAAGGCGAGTTCTCCGACTACCAGCGTTGGATGGGCTTCAATGACTGCGTCAGGTCCTGCCGCATGATCCCCCAG CATCAGGGATCTCACCGTATGAGAATATTTGAGCGCTCCGAGTTCGGAGGACAGATGACGGAGTTGACGGACGACTGCCCCAACCTCTACGAGCGCTTCCATTACAATGACATCTACTCTTGCAATGTGATGGAGGGCTCCTGGCTTTTGTATGAGCACCCCAACTACAGGGGGCGCCAGTACCTGCTGACCCCGGGAGAGTACAGGAGATACAACGAGTGGGGAAGCATGAGCGCCAGAGTGGGTTCCATCAGACGTATTGATATGTAA
- the LOC139372944 gene encoding gamma-crystallin M3-like, which translates to MNGKIIFYEDRNFQGCSYECSSDCSELSSHLNRCNSCRVESGMFMVYDRPNYMGHQYFLRRGEYPEYQHMLGFNDCIRSCRMIPQHIGQFRMRIYEKENFGGQMHEVMDDCDSIQERYHMPEMQSCNVMDGHWVMYEQPQFRGMQTYLRPGEYRNTREMGMGNDEMRFQSMRRISSDAAF; encoded by the exons ATGAACGGAAAG ATCATCTTCTACGAGGACAGGAACTTCCAGGGCTGCTCCTATGAGTGCAGCAGCGACTGCTCCGAGCTCTCCTCCCACCTGAACAGGTGCAACTCCTGCAGGGTGGAGAGTGGCATGTTCATGGTGTACGACCGGCCCAACTAcatgggccaccagtacttcctgaggaggggagagtacCCTGAGTACCAGCACATGTTAGGCTTCAACGACTGCATCAGGTCTTGTCGTATGATCCCCCAG CACATTGGCCAGTTCAGGATGAGGATCTACGAGAAGGAGAACTTCGGAGGCCAGATGCACGAGGTGATGGACGACTGTGACTCCATCCAGGAGCGTTACCATATGCCCGAGATGCAGTCCTGCAACGTGATGGACGGCCACTGGGTCATGTACGAGCAGCCCCAATTCAGAGGCATGCAGACCTACTTGAGGCCTGGAGAGTACAGGAACACGAGAGAGATGGGAATGGGAAATGATGAAATGAGGTTCCAGTCCATGAGGCGCATCAGCAGCGATGCTGCCTTTTAA
- the LOC139372945 gene encoding gamma-crystallin M2-like isoform X1: MSKITFYEDKNFQGRSYECDTDCPDVHPHFSRCNSIKVDSGCWVLYERPNYAGYQYVLTRGEYPEYQRWMGYSDTIRSCRTFSYVSSREASGSPYRMRIYERPDFQGQMMEFGEDCDSVQDRFRSRDIYSANVMDGYWTLYEHPNYRGRQYFMRPGEYRKFSEWGATCATTGSFRRITDF; this comes from the exons ATGAGTAAG ATCACGTTCTACGAGGATAAAAACTTCCAGGGTCGCTCCTATGAGTGCGACACGGACTGCCCCGATGTGCACCCCCATTTCAGCCGCTGCAACTCCATCAAGGTAGATAGCGGCTGCTGGGTGCTGTACGAGAGGCCCAACTATGCAggctaccagtatgtactgaccaggggagagtacccAGAATATCAGCGCTGGATGGGCTACAGCGACACCATTCGCTCCTGCCGTACCTTTTCTTATGTGAGTAGCCGGGAG GCCAGCGGCAGTCCCTACCGCATGAGAATCTACGAGAGGCCAGACTTCCAGGGACAGATGATGGAGTTCGGCGAGGACTGTGACTCCGTCCAGGACCGTTTCCGTAGCCGTGACATCTACTCCGCCAACGTCATGGATGGCTACTGGACCCTCTACGAGCATCCCAACTACAGGGGCCGCCAGTACTTTATGAGGCCCGGCGAGTACAGGAAGTTCAGCGAATGGGGAGCCACCTGTGCCACCACCGGCTCCTTCCGTAGGATCACCGACTTTTAG